The Hallerella porci region CTTCAAATTTTAGTAAAAAAATGCAAAAAGTGCATACTTGTGAGCGAAAAAGCACTTTTCCATTTAGAATATGCCATTTTTGAATGGAAATCTTCGAAAAAAACGACAAATTTAGCGATTTTTTCAATAATTTTTGCAATTTTCCTTGGCAATTTTCACCGGAATTTGCCCGGGAGCGACCGCATTTCCGAGTGAGCAATATGTAAGGTTTGCTCCAAACGCTAAACTTTTTAAGCGGGATTCTTCCCCCGTTTTCCCCATCGCGAAAAGGGAAAACAATTCAAAATCGGGCGCATTTTGGGCGATAAACGGATAAAGTCCCTCGAAATCGCCCCAAGTCGAGCTCATACAAGCGGTTTTAAATCCGTTCGCACGGACCGCTTTCGCCTTTTGGATTAAATTTTCAAGTTCCATCGTCGATGAAATTTTCTGAAAATCGTGATGCGAAACTAAAAAGCGAACGCCGCTTTGCGAAAAATCCTTCGCCAATTTCGGGAAAAGTTCGTCCAAATCTTCGGCTTCAATATCGATAAAAT contains the following coding sequences:
- a CDS encoding type I 3-dehydroquinate dehydratase, with translation MNSEQKLNQNFSRLLPMLAGVIDAKTFQEIEENPTGEIAEAAKLCDALEIRYDLLPAGVKWSHVAENIRGRFPRALLVGTIRLERDGGKFPTEKSLGREALWRDILSAAVKPDFIDIEAEDLDELFPKLAKDFSQSGVRFLVSHHDFQKISSTMELENLIQKAKAVRANGFKTACMSSTWGDFEGLYPFIAQNAPDFELFSLFAMGKTGEESRLKSLAFGANLTYCSLGNAVAPGQIPVKIAKENCKNY